In the genome of Diaphorobacter sp. HDW4A, the window AACGAGGTCCAGCGCGTGCGCTGGCTGTTGCCTTGCGCGTATTTCTCGAGCGCGATGCGGTCGCCCTTGAGCACCAGCAGGCCGGTGATGTCGTTGCGCTGCATGAAGCGATCTACGTCGCAGTGCTCATCATCGATGGTGTAGCGCGGCGCGATCTCCGGGCCGCTCGTCAACGGATGAACAGGGCCGCTACCATGCGGCACGTTGCGCGTGGGATAGAGCAGATCCATGTGGCGGAAGGTGGGCGTCTGCACACTGGAGTCGAGCTCGTACAGGTCTTCGGGGCGGCCCAATGCGGGTGCGTGATCGATGTGATTCATGATGAGAAATGGAGCAAAGAGCAGACGATCAACGGTTGACCAGACGTTTTGAAATCAGCAACACTGCGAGGCTGCCAAGACACAGCACGCCCGACAGCAAATACAAGCCCGTCGTGGCCGAGCCGGTGGCGGTGAACAGCTTGCCGAACACCGTGGGGCCGAGAAAGCCGGCCATCTGGCCGAACGCGTTCACAAAGGCGATGCCCACGGTAGCGGCCGCGCCTGAGAGCACAGCGGTCGGCAGGTTCCAGAACAGCGCGTTGGCGATCACATTGCCCGCCACCGCCACCACAGAAACCAGCACCAGCGCGGTCACATCGCCCGCAGCCCATGGCAGCGCCGCCACGCCTGCGGCGCTCAACAGGCCCGGTAACACGGTATGCCAGCGGCGCTCGCGCAGCCAGTCGGAGGTACGCCCCAGTACCAGCATGCCGATGACGGCCACCGCAAACGGTGCGGCCACCATCCAGCCGATGTGCACGGTGCTCTTCACGCCCGCAGCGCGCAGCATTGATGGCATCCAGAACATCAGCGTGACGCCCGCGAGATACGCAAAATTGATGAATGCCAGCAGCCACACCAGCGGCGAACGCATTGCGTCGCCGACCTTGTGCGTGAGCGCATGGCTCTGGTCGACGACGATGCGCGATTGAAGCAACGCCTTCTCGTCTGCCGAGAGCCAGCGTGCATCTTCAATGCGGTCGTTCAGGTAGAAAAACGCGATCACGCCAAGCACCACCGCCGGAGCGCCTTCCAGCAGAAACAACCACTGCCATGCGGACAGATGCGCGTTGCCCCCGAAGTGCTCGAGAATCCAGCCCGAGACGATGCCGCCGAGCACGCTGCCCACCGGAATCGCCGCCATGAACAGCGTGATGACGCGGCTGCGGCGCTCGGCCGGATACCACTGCGTGAGATACAGCATCACGCCAGGAAAGAAGCCCGCCTCGGCCGCGCCGAGCAGCAGACGCACGGTGTAGAACTGCATCGGAGTCTTCACCAGCAA includes:
- a CDS encoding MFS transporter encodes the protein MPSSSSSSSPSFAAPPLGSNASCTSRAAVHAMEDKVYSKVTWRLISFLFVGYVFAFIDRTNVGFAKLGMQDELGFSEAVFGLGAGIFFVSYFLLEVPSNVLMARFGARRWIARILITWGMLSMATLLVKTPMQFYTVRLLLGAAEAGFFPGVMLYLTQWYPAERRSRVITLFMAAIPVGSVLGGIVSGWILEHFGGNAHLSAWQWLFLLEGAPAVVLGVIAFFYLNDRIEDARWLSADEKALLQSRIVVDQSHALTHKVGDAMRSPLVWLLAFINFAYLAGVTLMFWMPSMLRAAGVKSTVHIGWMVAAPFAVAVIGMLVLGRTSDWLRERRWHTVLPGLLSAAGVAALPWAAGDVTALVLVSVVAVAGNVIANALFWNLPTAVLSGAAATVGIAFVNAFGQMAGFLGPTVFGKLFTATGSATTGLYLLSGVLCLGSLAVLLISKRLVNR